From the Naumovozyma dairenensis CBS 421 chromosome 10, complete genome genome, the window CTTCCGGTATTTCAAtaacttcattattattattattattattatcatcctCCTGTTTCGTTTCGGAAGGTTCATCATTGTTGGTATCTGTCACTTTGCTTTCGGTTATTGGACTTTCTTCTATAATAATTTgctcattttcattttcttcattttcttctttttcttcttctttattaacAATGGgcttaatttcttcaacatcGGTACTTCCTTTCTCTTCATTCGTCAAAGGATTTACGAGTTTCGATTTCTTGGGAAGtgaattttcatcaaagGTTGTATCTTCCTCCAATGgtctttttttcttttcatgatttttcatatattcTCTCGCTatgtttaatttttcttgatgatccttcaaaatttcatctttgaataataacCTTGGTTTGGTTGTTTTAGTATCCCATTCATCCACtaaatctttattaaataatccCTTTATTccaatatcttcattaactttattaaattcaaaaagatATTGTGATCTTAATGAACGTAATATTTGCCAACGTTTaacaatttcattatcttcatccTTTGGTTGATTTTCCGAATTTCCATTTGTAATATCAGTAaaccatttttcttttaaatttgCATATAATCCATTGGAATGATTGATAGTTTGACCTTCAATGTTAACATTATCTAAACCTGAGTTTATCTTCCAAACattattgattgatttattaCCCAATTTAACAAAcccaaattttttaaaggaaTAGTTAAATGTAAATTCATTCGGTATTTTTTCATCAgagatttcaaatttttggaaatttttgaaattgtcTGCTTTGGCatctaaataatttaaatcagATTCcattaatttaataattatattttcaaaagatggATCTCttaatgaataaaaatgaatgaTTCTTGTTTTAATTATACGATCACTTAAAagtataattttttgatattttttatcatctattttaattttatcaatttctttaacgAGATCATCAGAACGATCCTTACGGAACGCATTCttatatattgttttaaGTTCATCAGAGagtaataattttttcataaatGAAAGAACAAAGACTAATTGTAAGATGAATTGTTTCCTGAAGAAGTCATTATTTGGCGCCATCATTTGGGAATATAATGTTTCTGGATTGGTAGTGGATATTTCGAGCAAATTAGGAGGAAGTAAATCAGAATTCGTTGATTGAATGCCCATAAATGCCTTccaataattttctttcccCTCTGTTAATGTTTTGGATAGTTCCATATAACGAGGTTGTTTTGATTTAGTCAGACTAAAATCCGCctgataatttgaatttaatttattttctagaTGTTTTAGTTTCTTTTGATGAGTCTTTGTCTTTCTATAAAATGCATCTTCCAAATCAAACAATGCATCTATTACGGGATTCATTGTTTGTTCGAGGTCCAGTTTATCATCATATGATGCGAATATCGTACCTAATGGATTTGTAATTAAATTTTCCACCACGTAAAGATAATCATTGAAGAACATTTCATTTCTTGAGTTTAAAGTTCTATTTTTCCCCGATATATCGATTTTATTCCAACTACTACCCGatttcaattgatcttGAGAAATGATTAACGATCTATTAAAGTTAGATTCCTCATAAATTGGCAATAATTCCGATACGAATTTTTCTAgtttatatttcattttaaAATGTAACGGggtattgaaattttcatttctatccaataaattaatcaattcattCCAATGGCGTAATTTTTCTGATAATGGAGCTTTATAACTTATCAAATTGGAGAGACCTTTATAATCATTATCGTCATTATTGTTTGCCTTAAACTCAATCAATGCGAGTTTCGCATACGTCCAGAATTTCAGTATTTCCTTTGGCCAAGTTAACAAGTCTGTTACCATGGTGAATAAATcgaaatatattgataacCACGATGATATGatcttcatattttttctcGAATGATAACAAAAATCTAAAATAGTTGCACATAAAGCGAGTTTCCTTTCAACAATATCGTCTGTTGTATACCCTTCGCCTTCAAACTCATCATTTGGGACATGATCATGATCAAGCGGAGTGgataaattttcaattattattcttttcaaaactaaactaatgatattgtcttgatttttttcaaattgtgAAATAGAATCATCCCATTTGAAAGTCAAAAGTTGATCATTAAATGTGGTTGATTCCAACGGTTTTGTAAGGATTGTAGTTCGTACATCATTTGAGATTGCC encodes:
- the HPR1 gene encoding Hpr1p (similar to Saccharomyces cerevisiae HPR1 (YDR138W); ancestral locus Anc_8.306), which gives rise to MSTGKLESVIHNCASFLVPQLTAISNDVRTTILTKPLESTTFNDQLLTFKWDDSISQFEKNQDNIISLVLKRIIIENLSTPLDHDHVPNDEFEGEGYTTDDIVERKLALCATILDFCYHSRKNMKIISSWLSIYFDLFTMVTDLLTWPKEILKFWTYAKLALIEFKANNNDDNDYKGLSNLISYKAPLSEKLRHWNELINLLDRNENFNTPLHFKMKYKLEKFVSELLPIYEESNFNRSLIISQDQLKSGSSWNKIDISGKNRTLNSRNEMFFNDYLYVVENLITNPLGTIFASYDDKLDLEQTMNPVIDALFDLEDAFYRKTKTHQKKLKHLENKLNSNYQADFSLTKSKQPRYMELSKTLTEGKENYWKAFMGIQSTNSDLLPPNLLEISTTNPETLYSQMMAPNNDFFRKQFILQLVFVLSFMKKLLLSDELKTIYKNAFRKDRSDDLVKEIDKIKIDDKKYQKIILLSDRIIKTRIIHFYSLRDPSFENIIIKLMESDLNYLDAKADNFKNFQKFEISDEKIPNEFTFNYSFKKFGFVKLGNKSINNVWKINSGLDNVNIEGQTINHSNGLYANLKEKWFTDITNGNSENQPKDEDNEIVKRWQILRSLRSQYLFEFNKVNEDIGIKGLFNKDLVDEWDTKTTKPRLLFKDEILKDHQEKLNIAREYMKNHEKKKRPLEEDTTFDENSLPKKSKLVNPLTNEEKGSTDVEEIKPIVNKEEEKEENEENENEQIIIEESPITESKVTDTNNDEPSETKQEDDNNNNNNNEVIEIPEEQVASDHENANDVIDLEY